Below is a window of Chelmon rostratus isolate fCheRos1 chromosome 23, fCheRos1.pri, whole genome shotgun sequence DNA.
CAGGGGTCAAAGATGTGACTTTACCAGTGATcactgacaaagagagagaaatatatgaaaaaaattagaatgcaaagaaagagagaggaccTGCGTGGTCAGTGAAGGAAGAAATGGTTTggaaatttgtttttctttgacaaaTTGAAAAGCAATTATAGTCaaccttcattgatttttgtctaTTTCTAAATCTACATTTAAAAATTTAACTTAACGTTATGTTGTCTGGACAGAGATTATCCATTTATCAAAGACAAGACAGCCAAGATCACATCATAATCGGCTTCACAAGGTGCGTTTGCATGTCTGAAACGCatgaatttgcattttatttttccagcttTCTGAAGATTCTGTTAAAATTTACACATCACATTTGTATGGATAATagtccacagagagaaaataaagactaAATACTATAAGTGACAATAGGTGAAGAtgtgaaaaaagagaggaagttTGATGAAGACTAGAGGGCAGCCAATGTGACTCACCGAAGTCATGAGGGCAGAAGCTAGATTGGAGAGTTCCCGTCCTCTTACAGGCTTGTGTACACTGTGGGTTCAGTGGTagagctgaagaaaacacacatggcaacaaacacaaagacacgaTAAGCAACTTGACTTACTTCTCCATACAAGTGCACACATATACGTGCATGGGCGCAAACTGCAGGTTGTTCATTTTGAAATCAATTAATTCCGCTCACGTTTCTTGTTCACGAGAGGCTTCTTCGTCACTGTCTTGCTTACTCCAGGTTTAGGTGTCAGGTTAGGTTTAATCTTTGGTTTGACAGTTGGTGTAACTCCACTCTTAGAGGTTGGCTTTGCTGGTTTAACAATAGGTTTCAAAGTGGGCTTGGTCTTCAGTGCAGGCTTACGTGGTGTGGGTTTAGCCTTAATGCTTGGTTTGAGCGTTGGTTTAATAATCTTAGGTTTGGGTGTAGTTTTAGCTCCAGGTTTAAATCCAGGTTTAGGTGTAGGCTTTTTCACAGGTGCTTTCGGTGTGGGTTTAGCTAGCTTGGGTTTAGCCGTGGGTTTGACTGCAGGTTTGACGATAGGTCTCCGTGGTGGAGGTTTCAGCGGTATCTTCACCAGTGGTTTTTTGGGTGGTTTTGGAGTGGGTTTAGGCTGGAGGCCAGGTCTCGGTTTGGGGGTTGGTTTGGTGGGTTTGGTGGGCTTGCTTGGCTTCGCAGCTGCTTTTTCTGGCGCTGAAGTGGTCTGAGGTCCATAGATGAAGTCTCCTCCGGCGGTAGGCGTCCGAGACCCACGGGGTACACTGGCGTAGTGGGCCATGAAGCCATCTGAGGTGACGCTGAGATCAGAGACGAACTGGACAAGGAGCTCGTTCCCGTTTGTCACTATAGTTCTATCGAAAGGATGAGGAAAATTAAGAGAACAAAATGTGGGAAGGACAAGAGGAGATCGTTGAATATTCAGGGAAATGTCGGCAGAGCTCAGGTGCAAGTCATGTCTTTGAAAAGCAATTTTAAGCGCATGTTTTGCCTCTTTTCACACTCATTTCTGATCAGCAATCTCACCCTGGTGCCCTGTCTCCACAGAATCTCCCAATCCGTCTTGAGTTATCCCTTTCTCCCCCGTTAAACAGCGCCACATAGTCATAGCGACAGTATGTGTCGGGCTCCAAGTCCAGCTTCACAAACTTCACCTCAATCACCTGGGGAAGAGGTGGcaatgaacacacaaacatggtgACACGAACTATGAAATGAATGCCCAAGAATGAATGGTGTGAGCTGGTGTATTCGCCAAAGTGGTGCAGACATAGgcagtggaggtggaggaggagaagggccAGGGTTTTGCAATACAGAAGGGCATTTACTCTCTCCCTTGCCCTTGcttccttccctcttccctTACGTTCAATCTCTTggcacacatgaacacaccttCAGGCACTCAATGAAGTCTTTCATTTGCCCGCTgttgcattcacacacacataaactgcATTAAGAACCAGAGGTAGAACATTTCCTTGTGATGGGCCCCTTCACTACTATATTcattcctccttctcctcctgcatcaACTAGCCTTATTCAACACACCTAGCTGTACTATAAACACTACTGAATTTGATCACTTTTTTGCTTTAGAAAGTCGAAATATTGTGGATATTTTTCAACCAGGTAGTCACTTCACAACATTAAGCATTTGGAAGAACCCATTGTGCTGTTAAACTTGTACTCCACTTGAAAAGAGGAAGCCAGCAGGCTAGACTGGGCAACATCTTGCTAGGCTAGAGCTAGCCTAGCAagattttgatttaaaatattCCATGTTTGTGAGGATCCATTATTGTGCCATTAGGTTTATATTGCACTCGCAAAGTGGAAGCTAACTAGCAACTTAGCGGAACTTGCTAACATCAGATCCCTGCTAGACTTTCGTTCCTGTTATGTCAACACATGCTGAGCCGTTAGCAACTCCTTCATACTCAGTGTTTGTCTAGAACCCCTCCATATACAAAGAGGGTGGTGCAGCTAGCATTAGCCAGCATAAGGTATCAAACTTTAAAGCCAACTGGAGAACACTGATGTAAGGTGTCAATGTGGAAAAGTGAGCatgtgaataaaatgtaaatgtcttCTTATTGGTAATTCATAGACTGCAGAAATGAATTCAAACTTCAGTTTGACTTAAACAAAGGTCTTCTGATGATTTGATGCttcaaactggaaaacaaattaaCTTCAGATCATTATATTCCTAATGAATTCTGAGATGTCACCCTGAGTTTAAAAGGGAGCGTGTTAGATACACGTCCAGTAAGAAACGCAGAGTGCAATACAGTTGGCTTACATTGCTTGGTTCGACGGAGATGTGCCAGGAGCAGCTGATGCCTGCTGGGTAATTAGAGTTGGGCCAGTTGGGCGTCTTGACAGAGCCCTGGGATTTGGTCAGCCGTCCTCCACAGAACTGGTTCTCTGTGGGAATAAAAATAAGAGGACGGAGTCAAATTAAAATGCTACTATACAGACTTTAACCTTTTTTCAAATAAGTGAATGACTTTTTATGTCCTGTTATAGTGTACTTGAGGCAGAAAGAGAGTTTTTCAAGGGGGATGCGGAATAGCTTTCATAGGCCTGACAGATTGTAGCATTAACAAAACACCAGAATTTAGTTATTTTCAttacacaacaaaaatatataaaaacaccaGCTGAGGTGACCACAGTGCTGCCATTTATCGCTTGATAAACCTGTTTGTCCTGGTCTGTGTTGGATTACATGTCCACACCTTCCATATGTGGCTTCCCCGCGCTGAAGGAAGCCAGAAAGCCTCTTCCTCCAGTGGCGTCATCTGACACCATCTCTAACATCATGGTGTtggaggtggagatgagagCGCCGGGCCGGAACGTTCCACAGAAACGACCCAGCTTCTGCACCAAACGGGAGTGACCGTTGTACACGTCCAGGTAGTCATAACGACAGGTGGGGTCGGCCTCCATGTCGAAGAGGCGGAAAGCCAGCATGACCACATGACCCTCTGGAACCTGGAGGAGGCGACAGGTGATGCAGCAACTCCCTCTTTGAGCAGTCTAAACTTTGTGTGTCCACAGATTACGTAAAGGATTATGATTCAATATCTATATTACTGATACTATAATGCTAAATCTCTTTGCCATCTGCCCTCACAAGCTCAAACAAATCAATGATCaaaacatatacatacacatatatgtcAGAATGATTGTTGGAGGAAAATTTTTAAATCATGCACAAAACATCTATTATTTCTGCATGATGTGATGGTGCAGCCATAAAATACATTCTGTGTTGAGTTTCACCAGCCCCCTAACGTCAAAAATTGTTTGGGGATGGGATAATTATGAATTTGAATGCTACGATCAGTGAAAATGGTTAATAGAGCATCATCAATTACTCAAGATCAATtactgacagtgaaaacaggTGTGTCATTCAGTTGTCTAAAGCAGTGAGCAACAGGGTGGTGTCAAGCTGTGGGAGAAGGGGTGAAAGTTTTCTGCTGTAAATGAATTTCTGTTAAAGTTGGTGCatttatgagtgtgtttgtgtgcttttaaatAAGCTGTCAGCAGTTAAAAGTGGACGTTAGATGAATGtcttctttgttattttttgctgtttgagaACTTTTGTAGCAGTCCAGCTCACCCTATGTTTGCCTGATGGTAGGTTCCAGTTCAGGCTGATAACATAAAAGGCCAGTCAGCTGTCTGTGGTAGGAGAGTTGGTGTCAGCTTGCTGTAAAGCTGCAGGTTTTACTATTTCTTTGCC
It encodes the following:
- the pcolceb gene encoding procollagen C-endopeptidase enhancer b; translated protein: MEDRVWTVCLLVILTLGWTEAQSQTNYTRPTFHCGGHLVVDSGIVASEGFPSHYKPNSKCTWYITVPEGHVVMLAFRLFDMEADPTCRYDYLDVYNGHSRLVQKLGRFCGTFRPGALISTSNTMMLEMVSDDATGGRGFLASFSAGKPHMEENQFCGGRLTKSQGSVKTPNWPNSNYPAGISCSWHISVEPSNVIEVKFVKLDLEPDTYCRYDYVALFNGGERDNSRRIGRFCGDRAPGTIVTNGNELLVQFVSDLSVTSDGFMAHYASVPRGSRTPTAGGDFIYGPQTTSAPEKAAAKPSKPTKPTKPTPKPRPGLQPKPTPKPPKKPLVKIPLKPPPRRPIVKPAVKPTAKPKLAKPTPKAPVKKPTPKPGFKPGAKTTPKPKIIKPTLKPSIKAKPTPRKPALKTKPTLKPIVKPAKPTSKSGVTPTVKPKIKPNLTPKPGVSKTVTKKPLVNKKPLPLNPQCTQACKRTGTLQSSFCPHDFVITGKVTSLTPGPRGSVTVDVFLIKAYKTGRLNITKSGPVMSVVLTSACKKCPGLIKGQNYVLMGKVDAQGNGLLSPSSFTLLYKPIHAKALVNLASKPC